GACCGCAAGGAAGAGGGCATCGTCGCGATGGCCTCGGTTGCCGAGAACATCAACATCAGTTGCCGGCGGCACGGCTTGCGTGCGGGATTGTTCCTCAATCGCGCGAAAGAGGCCGAGACGGCCGATCGCTTCATCAAGCTTTTGAAGATCAAAACGCCGAGCCGGCGGCAGAAGATCCGCCTGCTCTCGGGCGGCAATCAGCAAAAGACGATCTTGTCGCGCTGGCTCGCCGAGCCCGATCTCAAGGTTGTCATTCTGGACGAACCGACGCGCGGAATCGACGTCGGCGCGAAGCACGAGATCTATAACGTCATCTATGAGCTTGCCGAGCGCGGCTGCGCCGTGGTGATGGTGTCGTCGGAGCTGCCCGAGGTGCTCGGCGTCTCCGATCGCATCGTCGTCATGCGCGAGGGGCGGATCGCGGGCGAACTCGCGCGCGATAAGGCGAGCGAGCCTGCGCTGTTGGAGTTCGCGCTGCCTCAAGGCGGGCGTGCCGCACGCGAAGCGGCTTGAGCGCCGAGCGGCGTGCGGCGGTATGCGGCACCGCGATGAAGAACGGTGCCCGAAACGGAACGGATGCAACGAAGACCCGTCGCGAACGGGGTGAAGGAGTCACGACATGCAAACAAGAGAAAACCTCGTAGAGGCGGGCGCCAAGCGCGCGGCCGAAGCGCTGATCCCGCAGCAGAACGATCGGCAGAAGTGGTGGCAGCAGGTCACCGAATACAGCCTTATCCTGATTTTCGCCCTCATGTTCCTGACGACGTCGCTGACCGTCGATCACTTCTTCTCGATCGAGAACATGCTCGGCCTCGCGTTGTCGGTCTCGCAGATCGGCATGGTCGCTTGCACGATGATGTTCTGTCTTGCGTCGCGCGACTTCGATCTGTCCGTCGGCTCCATCGTCGCGTTCGCGGGCGTGCTCTGCGCGATGGTGCTCAACGCGACGAACAGCACGTTCCTTGCCATCGTCGCCGCGGTGGCGGCCGGCGCCGCGATCGGCTGGGTCAACGGCGCGGTGATCGCCTATCTGCGCATCAACGCGCTGATCACGACGCTCGCGACGATGGAGATCGTGCGCGGTCTCGGCTTCATCGTCTCGCATGGGCAGGCCGTGGGTGTTTCGTCGGACACGTTCATCGCGCTCGGCGGATTGGCGCTGTTCGGCGTGTCGCTGCCGATCTGGGTCACGCTGGTCTGCTTCATCGGGTTCGGCGTGCTGCTCAATCAGACCGTCTACGGCCGCAACACGCTCGCGATCGGCGGCAATCCGGAAGCGTCGCGTCTGGCCGGGATCAATGTCGAGCGCACGCGCGTCTTGATCTTCCTGATTCAAGGCGCCGTGACGGCGTTGGCCGGTGTGATTCTGGCATCGCGCATCACGTCGGGCCAGCCGAATGCCGCGGAAGGCTTCGAGCTGAACGTCATCTCGGCGTGCGTGCTCGGCGGCGTGTCGCTGCTAGGCGGTCGCGCGACGATTTCGGGCGTCGTGATCGGCGTGCTCATCATGGGCACCGTCGAGAACGTCATGAACCTGTTGAACATCGACGCGTTCTATCAGTACCTCGTGCGCGGCGCGATTCTGCTCGCGGCCGTGCTGCTCGATCAGCTCAAGAACCGCGGCTCGCGCGATTGAGCGATTGCCGCACACGGGTCCGCGCCTGAACACGGACCCGCTGTCTTACGGAGATTTTTCACGATGGCGCTTCCCGACCATCCGCAACTGGGCCCCTATGCCCGTTATCCGAGCCTCGTCGGTCGCACCGTGTTCATCACGGGCGGCGCGACCGGCATCGGGGCTGCGTTCGTTCAGCACTTCGCGTTGCAAGGCGCGCGCGTTGCGTTTTGCGACATCGATACGACCGCGGGCGAGGCACTCGCCGATGCACTCGGCGATGCGAGCGAAAAGCCGCTCTTTCTCGCGTGCGACGTGACCGACATCGATGCGCTGCGCGGCGCGATCGCCGATGCGCAAGGCGCGTTCGGCCCGATCACGGTGCTCGTCAACAACGCGGCGAACGACGTGCGGCACTCGCTCGCCGAGGTGACGCCGGCCTCGTTCGACACCGGCATCGCCGTGAATCTGCGGCACCAGTTCTTCGCGGCGCAGGCCGTCGTCGAGGACATGAAGCGCGCGGGCGGCGGCTCGATCATCAATCTCGGTTCGATTAGCTGGATGCTCAAGAACGGCGGCATGCCTGTCTATCTGACGGCCAAGGCCGCGATCGAAGGGCTGACGCGGGCGCTCGCGCGCGATCTCGGCCCGTTCGGCATCCGCGTCAATGCGCTCGTGCCCGGCTGGGTCCTAACGGACAAGCAGCGACGGCTCTGGCTCGACGAAGCGGGCAAACGCGCGCTGAAGGAAGGGCAGTGTCTCGACGGCGAGTTGCTGCCCGAGGATTTGGCGCGCATGGCGCTCTTTCTGGCAGCCGACGACAGCCGCATGGTGACGGGCCAGGACTTCATCGTCGACGGAGGCTGGGCATGAGGACCGAGGGCTATCGGGCGACGCTCGCCGTGCATGCGCGATGCGCGCTCGGCGAGGGAGCCACCTGGTGCGCGCGTACGAGCCGGTTCTATTGGACGGACATCGAGGGCGCGCGCTTGTATCGCTACGACCCGGACACGGGCGAGCGCGCGAGCTGGGCCATGCCGGAGCGGCTGGCGACGTTCGCGCTGTGCGCCGATCCGCATTACCTGTTGCTCGGTCTCGCGACGCATTTGGCATTTTTCGATCTGACGACGCGCGAGCTGCACCGGATCGCGGACGTCGAGCCCGGGCTCGACACGCGCTTGAACGACGGCCGCTGCGACCGGCAGGGGCGGTTCGTCTTCGGGACCAAGTACGAAGGGGGCGATGTTCGCGTGGTCGGGGGCTTTTATCGGCTCGGCCATGATTTGTCGCTGGAGAGGCTGCCTCTACCGACGCCGGCGATCTCGAACAGCATCGGGTTCAGTCCCGACGGCGCGACGATGTACTTCTGCGATACGCCGACGCGCGAAATTCTCGCCTGCGATTACGGCGCTGACGGCACCCTCGGCAACGTGCGCGTTTTCACGCGGCTCGTCGATGCCGACGGCGGGCCGGACGGCTCGACCGTGGATGCCGAAGGCGGGCTGTGGAACGCGCAGTGGGGCGGCGCGCGCGTGGTGCGCTATGGGCCGGATGGGAAGGAGACCGAGCGCGTCAGCTTGCCGGTGAGTCAGCCGAGTTGCGTTGCGCTTGGCGGCCCGCATCTGGCCACGCTTTACGTGACGACCGCGCGCGACGAGCTCGATGGGATCTCGCTGGCGGCCGAGCCTGGCGCCGGCGGCGTTTTCGTCGCATCGAGCCGGCGGCGCGGGTTGCCGGAGCCCGTGTTTCTCGGGCAGTGGCGGTAAACCCCGGGCCGGCCGGGTTAAACCGAAACGATCGACATGAGTCAAAGGCGGCAAAAGACACGCCTTCGTACACTGCCAAGCCGGCGCCGCCGGCTTGGCGCCTCTCGACGGAGCTGATCATGACCGCAGCGAATACCGATGCCATCGCCATGAGGGGGGCGCGTGCGCCTGAAACGCGCCGCGCACGCGTGTCGGACACGCACAGCACGCGCGCGGAAGTGCGCAATGCGAAACTGGCGGCGATCGTGCAGCCGGTGCGCTCGGGGCCGGACACATCGGCGATCGCGCGTGCGGCGGCCGGCACGCACGAAAGCGCCGAGTTGACGCTCGCCAATGCGCAATTGCGGGTCGATCTCGCGCCGGCACTGGGCGGAGGCATGACGCGTTTCGATTGGCACGGCGATGGCGGGCTGCCGACGCCGATTTTCCGCCCCTGCGCGTCGGCGGTGCGATCTGACACCGATCCGAACGCGCTCGCCTGTTACCCACTCGTGCCTTACTCGAACCGGATCGGCCGCGCACGATTTCACTTCGACGGGCGCGATTTTACCGTGCCGCGCAATCGAGGCGCGGAGCCGCTGCCGATTCACGGCGACGGATGGCTGCGCGCCTGGCGCGTCGTCGAACGCGGCGACGCGCATGCGACGCTCGCGCTCGAGCGGGAACGAGCGAAGCCGTACGCTTATCGCGCGACGCTCGGCTATGCGCTCGAGGACGCGACGCTTGCCGTGACGCTTGCCGTCGAAAACGCCGGGCGCGAACCGATGCCGTTCGGGCTCGGGCTTCATCCTTTCTTCGCGCGCGACGCCGACACGCGGCTTTCCGCGGCGGCGAGCGGGTTGTGGCTATCGGGCCCCGATTGGCTGCCCGTGCGCCACGTCTTGGTGCCGCCGGCCTGGGAGTTCGGCGTGGCCTATCCGCTACCCGACGCGCTCGTCAACCACGCTTTCACGCAATGGAGCGGCCGGGCCGCCGTCGTTTGGCCGCGCAAGCGGCTGTCGGTGACGGTCGAGGCGAACGCCGATTACTACGTGCTCTATACGCCGCCCGGCGAGGATTTCTTTTGCTTCGAGCCCGTGGATCATCCGATCAATGCCGTCAACCTACCCGGCGGCGCGTGCGAGCACGGCATGACGGTGCTGGCGCCGGGCGAAACGCTCGCGCGCGAGTTTCGCTTCACGGTCGAGCCGGTCGGGCGGTAGGCGGGCCCGAGCATTCACCGCGTTCATCGGCGTGCGCCGGACGATGCCGGCGAGGGCCCTTGCGCGGGTAGAATACGGGCCTTTCCCGCCACCGGGACGCGTCCCGTTTTCGTCATGACCATCTCCTACTCGTTCGCCCGCTCGCTCGGCGAGGCCTGGCAGCGCACGGGCTCGCTGCTGTGCGTCGGCCTCGATCCCGAACCGTCGCGCTTTCCGGCCGCGCTTGCGAGACGCGCCGACAAGATCTTCGAATTCTGCCGCGACATCGTCGATGCGACGGCGCCGTTCGCGAGCGCGTTCAAGCCGCAGATCGCCTATTTCGCCGCGCATCGGGCCGAAGACCAGCTCGAAGCGCTGATCGCGCACATTCACGAGCGTCACCCTGGGCTGCCGGTCGTGCTCGACGCCAAGCGCGGCGACATCGGCAGCACGGCCGAGCAATACGCGCGCGAGGCGTTCGAGCGCTATCGGGCCGATGCGGTGACGGTCAATCCGTACATGGGCTTCGATTCGATCGAGCCGTATCTCGCGCACGCAGGCAAGGGCGTCATCGTGCTGTGCCGGACGTCGAACCCCGGCGGCTCCGATTTGCAGTTTCTCGAAACGGGTGGGCGGCCGCTCTATCAAGTCGTCGCTTCGCTGGCGGCCGAGAAATGGAATGCGAGCGGGCAACTCGGGCTCGTCGTCGGCGCCACGTTTCCGAACGAGATCGAGGTCGTGCGCGGGATCGTCGGCGACATGCCGCTGTTGATTCCGGGCATCGGCGCCCAGGGCGGCGACGTCGAGGCGACGGTGCGTGCCGGCCGCACGAGCGCGGGAGCGGGGATGATGATCAATTCGTCGCGCGCGATTTTGTACGCGGGCAAGGATGAGGCGTTTGCGCAGGCGGCCGCGCGCGCCGCGCAAGAAACGCGCGACAAGATCAACGCCTACCTTTGATGCGCGCGCTGCTGACGAACGGGTGCCGTTAGCGTTCGTGCTCGTCGATATGCTTGAGCAGGCCGCGCAGCGCGTGCGCGGCCGCTTGTGCGCGAATCTGCTCGCGATCGCCCTTGAAGACGAGCGTCTGCGCCGACGTTTCGAGCCGATTGCTCCAAGCGAAGCAAACCATGCCGACGGGCTTCGTCTCCGTGCCGCCGCCGGGCCCCGCCACGCCCGTGATCGCGAGCGATACCTGCGCGCGGCTGTTGCGCAGCGCGCCTTCCGCCATCGCCCGGGCGACGCTCTCGCTGACGGCGCCATGCTTGTCGATGAGTTCGGCCGGCACGCCGATCATCTCCGTCTTGGCTTGATTCGAATAAGTGACGAAGCCGCGTTCGAACCAACCGCTGCTGCCCGAGATGTCCGTGACAGCGGTAGCGACCATGCCCCCCGTGCACGATTCGGCGGTCGCGAGTAAAAGGCGCGTCTCGCGCAGCTTGTTGCCGGCGCGCACGGCGAGTTGATGGACGACGGAATCGGTGGGCATTGCAATGATCTCGGCTGGGCGGAGGGCGGACGAAGGTTGCGTGACCTCGAATGGTCAAATGGTCATGCGCCACAAGGCGATCACGAGCAGCGTGAAGAACGCGGCGACGAGATCGTCGAGCATGATGCCGAAGCCGCCTTTGACGTGGCGGTCGAAGTAGCGGATCGGCGGTGGCTTGACCATGTCGAAGAAGCGGAACAGCAGGAACGCCCATAGCTGGCCGACGAACGTTTCGGGCGTCACGAACAGCAGCACGAGCCAGAACGCGATGATTTCGTCCCAGACGACGGGGGAGGGGTCGTCCGTGCCGAGCCGGCGCGCCGTGAAGCCGGTCATGTAAATGCCGGCGACGAAGCCCAGGACGATCAGCGCGGCCCACGCCGCGACGGTGAGACGGCCGTCGAGCGCGGCGAACGATACCCACGCGAACAGCGTTCCCATCGTCCCCGGCATCACGGGCGAGAGCCCGCTGCCGAAGCCCAGCGAAAAGAAATGCAGCGGATGCGAGCGCATGAAGCGCGCGCTCGCGCGGCGCTTGGGCGGCCGGGCGGAGGACGAGGCCGGCGCCGGCGGCGCGGACACGGAGGGCGCGGCGGCCGAAGCGGGCGGTGTGCCGCCGGGAAGCGTTGGGTCGGTCGGATCAGTTTGCATCGAAATGGTCGAAGCCGTGCAGCGTCAGCGAAAGCGGCGCCTGCGAGGCGTCGTGCCACGCAATCGTCGGCGCCTCGCTTGCATGACGCAGGGCGCTTATTGTACCGATCCGCGTCACGGCGATGTTCGCGCGCTCGCCGGCATCTGCGATCGCTTCGCGTGCGTGCGGTGGGGCCGTGAAGAGGAGCTCGTAATCGTCGCCGCCGGCGAGCGCACAGCGCCGCTGCGTATCGAGCGGCAGCTTGCGCAGCGCGCTCGATATGGGGACGGTGTCGACGTCGATCGACGCTCGCGCGCGCGAGCGCTCGAGGATGTGGAGCAAGTCGCCCGCCAGCCCGTCGGAGACGTCGAGCGCCGAGTGCGCGAGTCCGCGCAGCGCGAGCCCGAGCGCGATGCGCGGCTCGGGCCGGTCGAGTGCTTGGCGCAACGCGGCGTGCTCGCGTTCATCGAAGAGGCCCTCCGGCCATTCGCCGCGCAAGATGCCGAGCCCGGCTCGCGCGTCGCCGAGCGTGCCCGATACCCAAATGTCGTCGTTCTCGCGCGCGCCGTCGCGACGCAATGCGCCTTGCGCGGGTACGTCGCCGAAGATGGTGACGCACAGATTCAACGGCCCGCGCGTCGTATCGCCCCCGATCAACTGACAATCGAACCGGTTGGCCAGCGCGAACAGGCCTTGTGCGAACGCTTCGAGCCACACCTCGCGTGGCGTTTCGAGCGCGAGCGAGAGCGTAAACGCCCGCGGCTTCGCACCCATCGCCGCGAGGTCCGACAGGTTGACGGCGAGCGTCTTGTGGCCGAGCGCCTGCGGCTCGGCGCTCGCCAGGAAATGCCGGCCCTCGACGAGCATGTCTGTCGAAACGGCCAGCAACTCACCCGGTTCGGGGGCGATCAGCGCGCAATCGTCGCCGATGCCTAATTCGGCGCGCTGCGGGCCGGAGCGCGCGCGCTGAGCGAAGAAGCGTTCGATCAGCGCGAATTCGGAAAGGGACATAGGCAAGCGGAGTCAAGGGGACGAGTAAAGGGTGAGCGGGGTGCGCGGTTGCGTCTACGCGCGGCGCGTTCGCGGCGCGGACGCACCTGGCCGGACGGACAGGGCTGCCGGGACGGGGGGCGAATGGCGCTACAATGCGTCGAAACTTTATTCTAATCCGCGTAACAAGACTGGACCTCTCGAACCTCATGTCTACGAATTCCACCACCGCCAAAGCGAAGCTGCGCGAAGCCGCGCTCGATTATCACGAATTTCCCTCGCCGGGCAAGATCGCCATTGCGCCGACGAAGCAGATGATCAACCAGCGCGATCTCGCGCTTGCGTATTCGCCGGGGGTCGCGTTCGCCTGTGAGGAAATCGTCGAGAATCCGCTGAACGCGGCGCGCTTCACGGCGCGCAGCAACTTGGTCGGCGTCGTCACGAACGGCACCGCGGTGCTGGGCCTCGGCAACATCGGCCCGCTCGCGTCGAAGCCCGTGATGGAAGGCAAGGCGGTGCTGTTCAAGAAGTTCGCCGGCATCGACGTGTTCGACATCGAATTGAACGAATCCGATCCGCATAAGCTCATCGACGTCATCGCCGCACTCGAGCCCACGTTCGGCGGGATCAATCTCGAAGACATCAAGGCGCCCGATTGCTTCATCGTCGAGCGCGAGTGCCGCAAGCGGATGAAGATCCCCGTCTTCCACGACGACCAGCACGGTACCGCCATCGTCGTCGCCGCGGCGGTGACGAACGGCCTGAAGGTCGTCGGCAAGGACATCGCGAAGGTCAAGCTCGTCGCCTCGGGTGCCGGTGCGGCCGCGCTCGCATGTCTGGACCTGCTCGTCGATCTCGGACTGCCGCTTGAGAACATCCTCGTCACCGATTTGGCCGGCGTGGTCTACAAAGGCCGCACCGAGTTGATGGACCCGGACAAGGAGCGTTTCGCGCGCGAAACGTCGGCGCGCACGCTTGCCGAGGTCATCGAAGGGGCAGACATATTCCTCGGCCTGTCGGCGGCCGGCGTGCTCAAGCCCGAGATGGTCAAGAGCATGGCCGCAAAGCCGCTGATCCTCGCGCTCGCCAATCCGACGCCCGAGATCCTGCCCGAGCTCGCGCTCGAAGTGCGTCCCGACGCCGTTCTCGCGACGGGACGCACCGACTACCCGAATCAGGTCAACAACGTCCTGTGCTTTCCGTTCATCTTCCGCGGCGCACTCGATGCCGGCGCGACGACGGTCACGCGCGAAATGGAAATCGCGGCCGTCAACGCGATAGCCGAGTTGGCGCGCCAGGAGCAGAGCGACATCGTCGCCACCGCGTACGGTATCCAGGATCTCTCGTTCGGGCCCGAGTATTTGATCCCGAAGCCGTTCGATCCGCGCCTCATCGTCAAGATCGCGCCGGCCGTCGCGCAAGCCGCGATGGATTCGGGCGTGGCGACGCGGCCGATCGAGGACATGGACGCCTACAAGCAGCACTTGCAGCAGTTCGTCTATCACAGCGGCACGACGATGAAGCCGATCTTCCAGCAGGCGCGCAGCGTCGAGTCCGGCAAGAAGCGCATCGTCTTCGCCGAGGGCGAAGAAGAGCGCGTGCTGCGGGCCGTGCAGATCGTCGTCGACGAAAAGCTCGCCACGCCGATTTTGATCGGCCGCCCGGCCGTGATCGAACATCGCATCGAGCGCTACGGCTTGCGCCTGACGCCGGGCGTCGATTTCACGGTCGTCAACACCGAGCACGACGAACGCTTCCGCGAGTTTTGGCAGGACTACTACCACCTCATGGCGCGCAAGGGCATCAGCCAACAGTTGGCGAGGGTCGAGATGCGCCGGCGCACGACGCTGATCGGCTCGATGCTCGTGAAAAAGGGCGAGGCCGACGGCATGATCTGCGGCACGATCTCGACGCCGCACCGCCATCTGCATTTCATCAACCAAGTGATCGGCAAGCGCGAGGGCTGCAATGTGTTCGGCGCGATGAACGGTCTCGTCCTGCCGGGCCGCCAGATTTTCCTTGTCGATACGCACGTGAACGTCGACCCGACCCCGGCGGAATTGGCGGAGATCACGATCATGGCCGCCGAAGAGGTGCGTCGTTTTGGCATCGAGCCGAAGGTTGCGCTCGTCTCGCACTCGAATTTCGGGACGAGCAATGCGCCGTCTGCGCAAAAGATGCGCGATACGCTCGCGCTGATCAGGGAGCGCGCGCCCGACCTCCAGGTGGACGGTGAAATGCATGGGGACGTTGCGCTCGATCCGGCGCTGCGGCGCGAGGTGCTGCCCGAGTCGACGCTCGAGGGCGAGGCGAACTTGCTCGTCCTGCCGAACATCGATGCCGCCAACATCGCGTACAACCTGCTCAAGACCGCGGCCGGCAACAACATCGCGATCGGGCCGATCCTGCTCGGCGCTGCCAAGCCCGTGCACGTGCTGACGGAATCGGCGACGGTGCGGCGCATCGTCAACATGACGGCTCTGCTCGTGGCCGACGTCAGCGCAATCGCGCGCTGAGGTGTCGCCGCGCAATAAGCCGCGGCCATAGAAAGAAAAAGCGAAGAAAAAACGGCGTGCCCATTGCGGGCACGCCGGGGGCGAAAAGAGAGGCTACCGCCCCAAATGCGTGAAACGACGATTTCCGATTGCACGAAGCCGCGGTGAGGAGGCAAAGACTCACCGCATCGGGCACCGTCGAGCACAATTTTATCTCGGTTGCGATAAATTTTATCCAAAAAAGGATAAATAGGACTGACGGAAATTCCCCGAAATCTCGCTAAACCTTTCATTTTCCACACAAAGATTGCGTCCGGGGGGCGTTAGAGATACCCTTACGCTTTTCGTGGTCGTTCATTTTCGATCGAGCAGCAGGAACTCTGGCCGATGACACGCGCGGGAACACGCGAACGAGCGGGGAAGTGGCTTCGTCACGGTGCGCTCGCGGCCTTCGTGGCCGTGGCCGGCTGGAGCGGTATTGGCTTGCCGGGCGGTTTGTTCGCTGTGCCTGTCGCGTTTGCGCGAGAGGTGCCGCGGTTGCCGGCAGAGAATGCGGGCACGATCGAGCCGGCGCAGTTGCCGCCCGAAGCGGTCGCCACTTTGAGGTCGATCGCAGCCGGCGGCCCTTATCCGTATGCAAAGGATGGCGTCGTGTTCGGCAATTTCGAGCGGCTGCTGCCGCCGCATCGGCGCGGTTACTACCATGAGTACACGGTTCCCACGCCGCGAGCGAGAAGTCGCGGCGCGCGCCGCATCGTGTGCGGCGGCCCTTTGAGGCGGATCGACAACTGCTTCTATTCAGACGACCACTACAACAGTTTTAAACGCATTGTTGAATGACATTGGGATGAACGGCATGAGCGACGACGTCTACGCGCACGACACCGCAGTCGCGACGGATCTGTTCGCGGCCGGCGACGGCAATCTTTTTCAGCGTGTCATGCAAATGCGCGTGGCCGAGCAAGGCCAGAGCGAGCAGGGCGACGCGGCATCCCGGCATTCACCGAGCGAGGAGCCTATGAGCCTTTTCGCGACCGTGCGACCGAACCTTGTCCAGTCGATCAGGGCGTTTCGCGTGCAGGACCTCGCCGACGAAGCCCAGCGGCTCGGGCAGCACTTTCTCTATGCCTACTGCGGGCAGGCCGCGTCCAAGCAGGAAGTGCTCGAGACGATCGCCACGTCGTTCCTGTTTCCGAAGCACTTCGGCAAGAACTACGACGCGCTCTACGATTGCTTGACCGATCTCGTGCACAAAGCGGGCGCGCAGCCGGGCTTCGTCATCGTCCTCGACGGCTTGCCGATCGCGCAGAAGTTCGACAAGGAAGGGCGCGAGACGCTGCTCGACGTGTTTCGCGAAGCCTCCGAATTTTGGGCAGAGCGCAAGGTCACCTTCCGCGTCTTCTATTCGTTTGCGTGACGCTTGCTTGACGTCGGCGCGCGCGTAGCGTCGCGCCGCTTGCGTCGTTCGCGTCGTTCGCGTTGTTCTCTCAGCCAGGCCCGCCGGTGAGCGGGCCTTCGTTTTCATGGCAGTGCCTCACCATCCCCCCCAGCGCGCGGCGAGCGCGGCCAGCACCGCCATGCCCGCCGTTTCGGTGCGCAGCACGCGCGGGCCCAGCGAAAGCGGCGTGAAGCCGTGCGCCACGGCAGCGTCTTCCTCCTCGGGCGACAGGCCGCCCTCCGGGCCGATCAACAATGTGACGCCGGCGCTCGGCGGCGTGCCGGGCAGGGTCTCGAACGCGATGCTGGCGCGCGGCGAAAGCATGAGCCGTAGCGCGCCGGGGTCGCCGGACCTGGGGAGCATCTCGAGCCAATTGTACAAGTCGCATGCCGGATCGACCTCGGGCATGCGGTTGCGTCCGCATTGCTCGCACGCGGCCCGCACGATGCCTTGCCAGTGCGCATGACGGCGACTCGCACGCTCTGCCGATAGCCGCACGACGCCTCGGGCCGTGGCGAGCGGCGCGACGC
The sequence above is a segment of the Trinickia acidisoli genome. Coding sequences within it:
- the pyrF gene encoding orotidine-5'-phosphate decarboxylase, translated to MTISYSFARSLGEAWQRTGSLLCVGLDPEPSRFPAALARRADKIFEFCRDIVDATAPFASAFKPQIAYFAAHRAEDQLEALIAHIHERHPGLPVVLDAKRGDIGSTAEQYAREAFERYRADAVTVNPYMGFDSIEPYLAHAGKGVIVLCRTSNPGGSDLQFLETGGRPLYQVVASLAAEKWNASGQLGLVVGATFPNEIEVVRGIVGDMPLLIPGIGAQGGDVEATVRAGRTSAGAGMMINSSRAILYAGKDEAFAQAAARAAQETRDKINAYL
- a CDS encoding phosphatidylglycerophosphatase A family protein, giving the protein MQTDPTDPTLPGGTPPASAAAPSVSAPPAPASSSARPPKRRASARFMRSHPLHFFSLGFGSGLSPVMPGTMGTLFAWVSFAALDGRLTVAAWAALIVLGFVAGIYMTGFTARRLGTDDPSPVVWDEIIAFWLVLLFVTPETFVGQLWAFLLFRFFDMVKPPPIRYFDRHVKGGFGIMLDDLVAAFFTLLVIALWRMTI
- the thiL gene encoding thiamine-phosphate kinase encodes the protein MSLSEFALIERFFAQRARSGPQRAELGIGDDCALIAPEPGELLAVSTDMLVEGRHFLASAEPQALGHKTLAVNLSDLAAMGAKPRAFTLSLALETPREVWLEAFAQGLFALANRFDCQLIGGDTTRGPLNLCVTIFGDVPAQGALRRDGARENDDIWVSGTLGDARAGLGILRGEWPEGLFDEREHAALRQALDRPEPRIALGLALRGLAHSALDVSDGLAGDLLHILERSRARASIDVDTVPISSALRKLPLDTQRRCALAGGDDYELLFTAPPHAREAIADAGERANIAVTRIGTISALRHASEAPTIAWHDASQAPLSLTLHGFDHFDAN
- a CDS encoding ribonuclease, encoding MTRAGTRERAGKWLRHGALAAFVAVAGWSGIGLPGGLFAVPVAFAREVPRLPAENAGTIEPAQLPPEAVATLRSIAAGGPYPYAKDGVVFGNFERLLPPHRRGYYHEYTVPTPRARSRGARRIVCGGPLRRIDNCFYSDDHYNSFKRIVE
- a CDS encoding NADP-dependent malic enzyme; the encoded protein is MSTNSTTAKAKLREAALDYHEFPSPGKIAIAPTKQMINQRDLALAYSPGVAFACEEIVENPLNAARFTARSNLVGVVTNGTAVLGLGNIGPLASKPVMEGKAVLFKKFAGIDVFDIELNESDPHKLIDVIAALEPTFGGINLEDIKAPDCFIVERECRKRMKIPVFHDDQHGTAIVVAAAVTNGLKVVGKDIAKVKLVASGAGAAALACLDLLVDLGLPLENILVTDLAGVVYKGRTELMDPDKERFARETSARTLAEVIEGADIFLGLSAAGVLKPEMVKSMAAKPLILALANPTPEILPELALEVRPDAVLATGRTDYPNQVNNVLCFPFIFRGALDAGATTVTREMEIAAVNAIAELARQEQSDIVATAYGIQDLSFGPEYLIPKPFDPRLIVKIAPAVAQAAMDSGVATRPIEDMDAYKQHLQQFVYHSGTTMKPIFQQARSVESGKKRIVFAEGEEERVLRAVQIVVDEKLATPILIGRPAVIEHRIERYGLRLTPGVDFTVVNTEHDERFREFWQDYYHLMARKGISQQLARVEMRRRTTLIGSMLVKKGEADGMICGTISTPHRHLHFINQVIGKREGCNVFGAMNGLVLPGRQIFLVDTHVNVDPTPAELAEITIMAAEEVRRFGIEPKVALVSHSNFGTSNAPSAQKMRDTLALIRERAPDLQVDGEMHGDVALDPALRREVLPESTLEGEANLLVLPNIDAANIAYNLLKTAAGNNIAIGPILLGAAKPVHVLTESATVRRIVNMTALLVADVSAIAR
- the araH gene encoding L-arabinose ABC transporter permease AraH, which translates into the protein MQTRENLVEAGAKRAAEALIPQQNDRQKWWQQVTEYSLILIFALMFLTTSLTVDHFFSIENMLGLALSVSQIGMVACTMMFCLASRDFDLSVGSIVAFAGVLCAMVLNATNSTFLAIVAAVAAGAAIGWVNGAVIAYLRINALITTLATMEIVRGLGFIVSHGQAVGVSSDTFIALGGLALFGVSLPIWVTLVCFIGFGVLLNQTVYGRNTLAIGGNPEASRLAGINVERTRVLIFLIQGAVTALAGVILASRITSGQPNAAEGFELNVISACVLGGVSLLGGRATISGVVIGVLIMGTVENVMNLLNIDAFYQYLVRGAILLAAVLLDQLKNRGSRD
- a CDS encoding SMP-30/gluconolactonase/LRE family protein, which encodes MRTEGYRATLAVHARCALGEGATWCARTSRFYWTDIEGARLYRYDPDTGERASWAMPERLATFALCADPHYLLLGLATHLAFFDLTTRELHRIADVEPGLDTRLNDGRCDRQGRFVFGTKYEGGDVRVVGGFYRLGHDLSLERLPLPTPAISNSIGFSPDGATMYFCDTPTREILACDYGADGTLGNVRVFTRLVDADGGPDGSTVDAEGGLWNAQWGGARVVRYGPDGKETERVSLPVSQPSCVALGGPHLATLYVTTARDELDGISLAAEPGAGGVFVASSRRRGLPEPVFLGQWR
- a CDS encoding SDR family NAD(P)-dependent oxidoreductase; this translates as MALPDHPQLGPYARYPSLVGRTVFITGGATGIGAAFVQHFALQGARVAFCDIDTTAGEALADALGDASEKPLFLACDVTDIDALRGAIADAQGAFGPITVLVNNAANDVRHSLAEVTPASFDTGIAVNLRHQFFAAQAVVEDMKRAGGGSIINLGSISWMLKNGGMPVYLTAKAAIEGLTRALARDLGPFGIRVNALVPGWVLTDKQRRLWLDEAGKRALKEGQCLDGELLPEDLARMALFLAADDSRMVTGQDFIVDGGWA
- a CDS encoding CinA family protein is translated as MPTDSVVHQLAVRAGNKLRETRLLLATAESCTGGMVATAVTDISGSSGWFERGFVTYSNQAKTEMIGVPAELIDKHGAVSESVARAMAEGALRNSRAQVSLAITGVAGPGGGTETKPVGMVCFAWSNRLETSAQTLVFKGDREQIRAQAAAHALRGLLKHIDEHER
- a CDS encoding aldose 1-epimerase is translated as MRGARAPETRRARVSDTHSTRAEVRNAKLAAIVQPVRSGPDTSAIARAAAGTHESAELTLANAQLRVDLAPALGGGMTRFDWHGDGGLPTPIFRPCASAVRSDTDPNALACYPLVPYSNRIGRARFHFDGRDFTVPRNRGAEPLPIHGDGWLRAWRVVERGDAHATLALERERAKPYAYRATLGYALEDATLAVTLAVENAGREPMPFGLGLHPFFARDADTRLSAAASGLWLSGPDWLPVRHVLVPPAWEFGVAYPLPDALVNHAFTQWSGRAAVVWPRKRLSVTVEANADYYVLYTPPGEDFFCFEPVDHPINAVNLPGGACEHGMTVLAPGETLAREFRFTVEPVGR